From Daucus carota subsp. sativus chromosome 6, DH1 v3.0, whole genome shotgun sequence, the proteins below share one genomic window:
- the LOC108226758 gene encoding transcription factor MYB14 → MVRSPSIDKNGIRKGEWSKEEDDKLRAYINKYGIWNWRQLPQFAGLSRCGKSCRLRWKNYLQPNVKRGNYTKDEEELIFNLHNQLGKKWSVIATKLPGRTDNEIKNFWHTHLKKRTEGLNSTLPSNEKKKKSRRQTSQISKQEIDEISFESDKGREIKSPTLSEGLTGSPNESCCTELSQSYSDAPLTDLFSWVQKNGARAKSCETSDGLLSQELNIEDYESEEGSASNEMPFRCSDVSDLMAWFGEDNSVTPSIEGLGDIWSQSFETDIYMINAHEQGLSDPGLVHPSSPATEEFFLWSYDLSDVCIR, encoded by the exons ATGGTGAGATCGCCAAGCATCGACAAAAATGGGATAAGGAAAGGTGAGTGGAGTAAAGAAGAAGATGATAAGCTCAGGGCTTATATTAACAAATACGGGATTTGGAACTGGCGCCAGCTTCCCCAGTTTGCTG GGTTATCTCGATGTGGGAAGAGTTGCAGACTGCGGTGGAAGAATTATCTGCAGCCAAATGTTAAACGTGGGAACTACACAaaagatgaagaagaactcaTCTTCAACTTACATAATCAGCTTGGTAAAAA ATGGTCAGTTATTGCAACAAAGCTACCCGGAAGAACGGACAACGAAATTAAAAACTTCTGGCACACGCATTTAAAGAAACGAACAGAAGGCCTAAATTCAACCCTGCCATCCAAcgagaagaagaaaaaatctAGACGTCAAACTTCCCAGATATCAAAACAAGAGATCGATGAAATATCATTTGAATCTGATAAAGGTCGAGAAATAAAAAGTCCTACTCTTTCTGAAGGATTAACCGGCTCACCGAACGAATCATGTTGCACTGAACTCTCACAAAGCTATTCTGATGCACCTCTAACTGATCTTTTCAGTTGGGTTCAAAAAAATGGCGCTCGTGCAAAATCTTGTGAAACCTCCGATGGTTTGTTGAGCCAAGAACTTAACATTGAAGATTATGAGTCAGAGGAAGGATCAGCTAGTAATGAAATGCCTTTCAGATGTTCTGATGTCAGTGATCTAATGGCTTGGTTCGGGGAAGATAATTCGGTGACTCCTTCTATCGAAGGCTTGGGTGATATTTGGAGTCAGTCATTCGAGACGGATATTTACATGATCAATGCACATGAACAAGGTTTATCAGATCCCGGACTTGTTCATCCCAGTTCTCCTGCTActgaagaattttttttatggtCATATGATTTGAGCGATGTGTGCATCAGGTGA